One Rutidosis leptorrhynchoides isolate AG116_Rl617_1_P2 unplaced genomic scaffold, CSIRO_AGI_Rlap_v1 contig180, whole genome shotgun sequence DNA window includes the following coding sequences:
- the LOC139881657 gene encoding protein IN CHLOROPLAST ATPASE BIOGENESIS, chloroplastic-like gives ETIVSPGSRQGLIPLVIPLAQNLSGDVTGLLRWPTAPPGMEMPVVEVRKHGVWLLAKNVDQYIHRILVEEDANSQKSSDELYHASSEAGKELYNKGDFAKSPMKNIEAYLLKKVGMFPDVLERKVTRHFDEGDEVSAMVTGEFYTKKDLFPGFGRPFAFYAEILLRVGRASEAKDAARVALKSPWWTLGCAYEEVAQIAQWEDEQIEYIKEKVSEEGKQEDIKKGKAPAQVSLDEAAFLLDLASVEGTWSDYLERIAECYKEAGLDEIARFILYRD, from the exons GTGAAACGATAGTGTCTCCAGGATCTAGGCAAGGGTTGATCCCCCTAGTCATTCCTCTGGCGCAAAATCTTTCAG GTGATGTTACTGGGTTGCTGAGGTGGCCAACAGCCCCACCAGG GATGGAGATGCCGGTTGTTGAAGTCCGCAAGCATGGCGTGTGGCTATTAGCTAAGAAT GTTGATCAGTATATACATAGGATTCTTGTTGAAGAAGATGCCAATTCACAGAAGAGTAGTGATGAACTTTACCATGCTTCATCTGAGGCTGGTAAGGAACTTTACAACAAAGGTGATTTTGCAAAATCTCCGATGAAGAATATTGAGGCATATCTTTTGAAAAAG GTTGGTATGTTTCCAGATGTCTTAGAGCGCAAGGTGACTCGCCACTTTGACGAGGGGGATGAA GTTTCAGCCATGGTGACTGGAGAGTTCTATACAAAGAAAGATCTCTTTCCAGGATTTGGACGCCCTTTTGCCTTTTATGCAGAGATCTTACTAAG AGTTGGACGGGCCTCGGAAGCTAAAGATGCTGCCAGGGTGGCTCTGAAATCGCCATGGTGGACTTTAGGCTGCGCATATGAG GAAGTCGCTCAAATAGCACAGTGGGAGGATGAACAAATAGAGTACATCAAAGAAAAAGTGTCGGAAGAGGGAAAACAAGAGGATATCAAGAAGGGCAAGGCACCTGCCCAG GTCTCTTTGGACGAGGCTGCTTTCTTGCTAGACTTAGCTTCTGTTGAGGGGACCTGGTCTGACTATCTCGAGCGAATCGCCGAATGTTACAAGGAAGCTGGACTTGATGAGATAGCCAGGTTCATTCTATACCGGGATTGA
- the LOC139881658 gene encoding LOW QUALITY PROTEIN: probable E3 ubiquitin ligase SUD1 (The sequence of the model RefSeq protein was modified relative to this genomic sequence to represent the inferred CDS: deleted 3 bases in 2 codons), with amino-acid sequence MEISPAAPPPRDGGPALAASSAAAAAAAASSSPGLDSAPRPEQPAPAPEQARRPKYDDEEEEEDVCRICRNPGEADNPLRYPCACSGSIKFVHQECLLQWLDHSNARQCEVCKHAFAFSPVYAENAPARLPFQEFVVGMAMKACHVLQFFLRLTFVLSVWLLIIPFITFWIWRLAFVRSFNEAQRLFLSHLSTTVILTDCLHGFLLSASIVFIFLGATSLRDYFRHLRELGGQDAERDDEGDRNGARAARRPVAPPNRNLAGDANGEEANGAQGIAGAGQIIRRNAENVAARWEMQAARLEAHVEQMFDGLDDADGAEDVPFDELVGMQGPVFHLVENAFTVLASNMIFLGVIIFVPFSLGRVTLYYLSWLLANGPVLSKVMPLTDSALSLANITLKNALTAVTNLSSEGQSDSLVGQVAEVLSANTSGLNEISSNISKSLWDLLKAAPIGTSRLSDVTTLAIGYLVIFSAVLCYLGIVLLIRYTKGEPLTNRRFYGIASIAETIPSLLRQFLAAMRHLMTMIKVAFLLVIELGVFPLMCGWWLDVCTIRMFGKSMSNRVQFFSLSPLASSLVHWVVGIVYMLQISIFVSLLRGVLRNGVLYFLRDPADPNYNPFRDLIDDPVHKHARRVLLSVAVYGSLIVMLVFLPVKLAMRIAPSIFPLDISVSDPFTEIPADMLLFQICIPFAIEHFKLRSTIKSLLHYWFTAVGWALGLTDFLLPRPDDNGTPETVNGEPARQDRMQVVPHGGHDRAMAVANDINDVVEEYDPDEQSDSEYSFVLRIVLLLMVAWMTLLIFNSALIIVPVSLGRKLFNAIPLLPITHGIKCNDLYAFIIGSYVIWTGIAGSRYTVEHIRSRRAAILLGQIWKCSCIVFKSSALLSLWIFVIPVLIGLLFELLVIVPMRVPTDESPVFLLYQDWALGLIFLKIWTRLVMLDHMMPFVDESWRLKFERVREDGFSRLQGLWVLREIVLPIMMKLLTALCVPYVLARGVFPVFGYPLVVNSAVYRFAWLGCLGLSVVCFCAKRFHVWFTNLHNSIRDDRYLIGRRLHNFGEDTEVKKQNETEASADSPTTSLPGTGLVHRDMEVDVGLRLRRVN; translated from the exons ATGGAGATCTCGCCGGCGGCGCCCCCACCGCGCGACGGCGGCCCGGCCCTCGCCGCCTCCTCCGCGGCCGCGGCCGCTGCTGCAGCCTCGTCCTCCCCCGGCCTTGACTCGGCCCCGCGGCCGGAGCAGCCCGCGCCCGCGCCGGAGCAAGCGCGGCGCCCCAAGTACGACgacgaggaggaggaggaggacgtGTGCCGGATCTGCAGGAACCCCGGCGAGGCCGACAACCCGCTGCGGTACCCGTGCGCCTGCAGCGGGAGCATCAAGTTCGTGCATCAGGAATGCCTCCTCCAGTGGCTCGACCATAGCAATGCTCGGCAGTGCGAG GTGTGCAAGCATGCATTTGCCTTCTCACCTGTCTATGCAGAGAATGCTCCAGCAAGGCTTCCTTTTCAGGAGTTTGTGGTTGGGATGGCTATGAAAGCTTGCCATGTTCTGCAATTCTTTTTGCGCCTTACTTTTGTCCTTTCTGTTTGGCTCCTCATAATTCCCTTCATTACATTTTGGATATGGCGGTTGGCCTTTGTGAGGAGTTTTAATGAAGCTCAGAGATTGTTTCTCAGTCACTTGTCAACAACAGTTATTCTCACTGATTGCCTGCATGGATTCCTGCTTTCTGCAAGTATTGTGTTTATATTTCTTGGAGCAACTTCTTTGAGGGATTACTTCAGGCATTTAAGAGAGCTCGGAGGTCAAGATGCTGAGAGGGATGACGAAGGGGACAGAAATGGTGCCAGGGCTGCAAGAAGACCTGTTGCACCACCTAATAGGAATTTGGCTGGTGATGCTAATGGTGAAGAAGCTAATGGTGCCCAAGGAATTGCTGGTGCTGGTCAAATCATTAGAAGAAATGCAGAAAATGTTGCAGCTCGATGGGAGATGCAGGCAGCTCGTCTCGAAGCTCATGTCGAGCAAATGTTTGATGGTCTTGATGATGCTGATGGTGCAGAAGATGTGCCCTTCGATGAATTGGTTGGCATGCAGGGTCCAGTTTTTCACTTGGTTGAAAATGCATTCACA GTTTTGGCAAGCAACATGATTTTCCTTGGTGTCATAATCTTTGTCCCCTTCTCTTTAGGTCGGGTCACGCTCTATTACTTATCATGGCTTCTTGCTAATGGCCCAGTATTGTCGAAAGTCATGCCACTCACAGATTCAGCTCTATCCTTGGCAAATATTACATTGAAGAATGCGTTAACTGCTGTTACA AACTTGTCTTCCGAGGGTCAAAGTGACAGTCTAGTTGGCCAGGTTGCAGAGGTATTGAGTGCAAACACAAGTGGATTAAATGAAATCTCCAGCAACATAAGC AAATCTCTCTGGGATCTCTTGAAAGCAGCTCCCATTGGAACATCAAGGCTCTCTGATGTCACCACCCTTGCTATTGGATATTTGGTGATCTTTTCTGCAGTGTTGTGCTATCTTGGGATTGTTCTTTTGATTCGGTACACCAAGGGTGAGCCATTGACCAACCGGAGGTTCTACGGTATTGCCTCAATAGCAGAGACAATTCCATCTCTTCTTCGGCAGTTCTTGGCTGCTATGAGGCATTTGATGACAATGATCAAGGTTGCTTTTCTTCTAGTAATCGAACTTGGGGTATTCCCATTGATGTGTGGATGGTGGCTTGATGTTTGCACAATAAGAATGTTTGGGAAGTCGATGTCAAATAGAGTTCAATTCTTTTCACTTTCCCCTCTAGCAAGCTCATTGGTTCATTGGGTTGTGGGAATAGTTTACATGCTTCAGATAAGCATTTTCGTCAGCCTTCTCAGAGGG GTTCTGCGTAATGGGGTTTTGTACTTCCTTCGAGATCCTGCCGATCCAAACTATAATCCATTCCGCGATCTCATTGATGACCCCGTCCACAAGCATGCTCGCAGGGTTTTGCTGTCAGTGGCTGTTTATGGTAGTTTAATTGTGATGCTGGTGTTTTTACCGGTGAAGCTTGCTATGCGGATAGCACCCTCCATCTTTCCTCTTGATATATC AGTATCTGATCCATTTACCGAAATCCCTGCTGACATGCTTCTCTTTCAAATCTGTATTCCATTTGCAATTGAGCATTTTAAGTTGCGGTCAACTATCAAATCCCTCCTTCACTATTGGTTTACAGCTGTTGGCTGGGCCCTGGGCTTGACCGATTTCTTACTACCTAGACCCGATGACAATGGCACCCCGGAAACTGTTAATGGAGAGCCTGCAAGGCAGGATCGAATGCAGGTAGTTCCACATGGCGGACATGATAGAGCTATGGCAGTTGCCAATGATATTAATGATGTTGTGGAAGAGTATGATCCCGATGAGCAATCTGACTCTGA GTACAGCTTTGTCCTCCGCATTGTCCTCTTGTTGATGGTGGCATGGATGACATTACTTATCTTCAACTCAGCATTAATCATAGTGCCTGTTTCACTTGGACGAAAATTGTTCAATGCGATTCCCCTTCTCCCAATAACTCATGGGATCAAGTGCAACG ATCTATATGCTTTCATTATCGGTAGCTACGTTATTTGGACTGGGATTGCGGGATCAAGATATACAGTTGAGCACATTAGGAGCAGGAGAGCTGCTATTTTGCTTGGTCAAATCTGGAAGTGCAGTTGTATTGTCTTCAAGAGTTCTGCTCTACTTTCGTTATGG ATTTTTGTCATTCCAGTGTTGATTGGCTTGCTCTTTGAACTTTTGGTTATTGTGCCTATGAGAGTGCCTACAGATGAGAGTCCTGTTTTCCTCTTGTATCAAGATTGGGCTCTTGGACTTATCTTCCTGAAGATCTGGACTAGACTG GTCATGTTGGATCATATGATGCCATTTGTTGATGAGAGTTGGCGGTTAAAGTTTGAAAGGGTGAGAGAGGATGGTTTCTCCCGGCTGCAGGGGCTTTGGGTGCTTCGTGAGATCGTTCTACCAATCATGATGAAGCTTCTGACTGCTCTTTGTGTACCTTACGTTTTGGCAAGGGGGGTGTTTCCAGTGTTTGGATACCCTCTAGTGGTTAATTCTGCTGTCTATCGGTTTGCGTGGCTGGGATGCCTTGGCTTGAGCGTAGTATGCTTCTGCGCCAAGAGGTTCCATGTCTGGTTCACTAACCTTCACAACTCCATAAGGGATGATAGGTACCTGATTGGGCGCCGGCTGCATAACTTTGGAGAGGACACTGAAGTTAAGAAGCAAAATGAGACAGAGGCATCAGCAGATTCCCCAACCACTAGCTTGCCAGGAACTGGTTTGGTTCATCGGGACATGGAAGTCGATGTGGGATTGAGGCTGAGGCGTGTTAACTGA
- the LOC139881656 gene encoding LOW QUALITY PROTEIN: polyadenylate-binding protein 2-like (The sequence of the model RefSeq protein was modified relative to this genomic sequence to represent the inferred CDS: inserted 2 bases in 2 codons; deleted 1 base in 1 codon) — MAQVQVQPQNAMPGVNAGPNQYATTSLYVGDLDFNVTDSQLYDLFNQVGQVVSVRVCRDLTTRRSLGYGYVNYSNPVDAARAMELLNYTPLNEKSIRIMYSQRDPSNRKSGAGNIFIKNLDKGIDQKALYDTFSTFGTILSCKVATDSSGQSKGYGFVQYENEESSQKAIEKLNGMLLNDKQVYVGPFLRKQERESAKDKTKFNNVYVKNLSESTTEEELKTAFGEYGPITSVVVMRDPDGKSKCFGFVNFENADDAARSVEALNGKKFDDKEWYVGKAQKKSEREVELKLRFEQSMKEAADKLQGANXYIKNLDDSIDDEKLKELFSPFGNITSCKVMRDPNGISRGSGXVAFSTPEEAARALSEMLGKMVVSKPLYVAHAQRKEDRRARLQAQFSQMRPVAMAPTIAPRMPFYPPGGPGIGQQLFYGQAPPAVMPPQPGFGYQQQLVPGMRPGAGPMPNFLVPMVHQQGQQGQRPGGRRAGVVQQSQQPVPMMQQQMLPRGRVYRYPTGRGLPDMSVPGVAGGMMPMPYDMGGMPLRDTPISQPLPITALASALANASPDQQRTMLGESLYPLVEQLEPDAAAKVTGMLLEMDQTEVLHLLESPDALKAKVAEAMEVLRSVAQQQASGAVDQLTSLSLNDNLVN; from the exons ATGGCGCAGGTTCAGGTTCAGCCTCAGAATGCGATGCCCGGAGTGAACGCGGGGCCGAACCAGTACGCGACGACGTCGCTCTACGTCGGGGATCTGGACTTCAACGTCACCGATTCGCAGCTCTACGATCTGTTCAACCAGGTCGGCCAGGTGGTGTCGGTCCGCGTCTGCCGGGACCTGACCACCCGGCGATCCCTGGGCTATGGCTACGTCAATTACAGCAACCCTGTGGATG CTGCTCGGGCTATGGAGCTTCTGAACTATACTCCTCTTAATGAGAAGTCAATTCGGATAATGTATTCTCAGCGCGATCCTAGTAACCGTAAAAGTGGAGCTGGAAATATATTTATCAAG AATTTGGACAAGGGAATTGACCAGAAAGCATTATATGATACATTTTCTACTTTTGGGACTATCCTCTCTTGCAAAGTTGCTACAGATTCTTCGGGTCAGTCTAAAGGCTATGGCTTTGTACAATATGAAAATGAGGAATCTTCCCAGAAAGCTATAGAGAAGCTGAATGGCATGCTATTGAATGACAAGCAAGTGTATGTGGGACCCTTCCTTCGAAAGCAGGAAAGAGAGAGTGCTAAGGATAAGACAAAATTTAACAATGTGTATGTGAAAAACCTATCAGAGTCGACAACTGAAGAAGAGTTGAAAACAGCTTTTGGCGAATATGGACCAATTACTAGTGTTGTGGTGATGAGGGATCCGGATGGTAAATCCAAATGTTTTGGTTTTGTGAACTTTGAGAATGCAGATGATGCTGCTAGATCAGTTGAGGCTCTAAATGGGAAGAAATTTGATGATAAGGAATGGTATGTTGGGAAAGCTCAAAAGAAATCTGAAAGGGAAGTTGAACTGAAGCTTCGATTTGAGCAGAGTATGAAGGAAGCAGCTGATAAACTTCAAGGGGCGA TGTATATAAAGAATTTAGATGATAGCATAGACGATGAGAAGCTTAAGGAGCTGTTCTCTCCATTTGGTAACATTACATCGTGCAAG GTTATGCGAGATCCTAATGGCATTAGTAGAGGATCAG TTGTTGCTTTCTCGACTCCTGAAGAGGCAGCCAGAGCT CTCTCTGAGATGCTTGGCAAAATGGTTGTCAGCAAGCCTCTGTATGTTGCACATGCACAAAGAAAAGAAGACAGACGAGCCAGGTTGCAG GCTCAATTTTCTCAAATGAGGCCAGTTGCAATGGCACCCACTATTGCTCCTCGCATGCCATTTTATCCACCTGGAGGACCAGGTATTGGCCAACAGCTGTTCTATGGTCAAGCCCCTCCTGCTGTCATGCCTCCCCAG CCTGGGTTCGGGTATCAACAGCAGCTTGTTCCCGGTATGAGACCTGGTGCAGGTCCCATGCCAAATTTCCTGGTGCCT ATGGTTCATCAGCAGGGGCAGCAAGGTCAGCGACCAGGTGGGAGACGTGCAGGAGTTGTTCAGCAATCCCAACAGCCAGTCCCAATGATGCAACAGCAG ATGCTTCCGAGGGGACGTGTTTATCGATACCCTACTGGACGTGGGTTGCCTGATATGTCAGTGCCTGGTGTGGCAGGAGGAATGATGCCTATGCCATATGACATGGGTGGAATGCCACTACGTGATACACCAATTTCTCAGCCTCTTCCCATAACAGCTCTGGCTTCGGCCCTAGCAAATGCTAGTCCAGATCAGCAGAGAACG ATGCTGGGTGAGAGTCTTTATCCGCTGGTGGAACAGCTGGAGCCTGATGCGGCAGCCAAAGTCACTGGCATGCTTCTGGAAATGGATCAGACTGAGGTCCTGCATTTGCTGGAGTCTCCAGATGCCCTGAAAGCAAAAGTAGCTGAAGCAATGGAGGTCCTTAGGAGTGTTGCGCAGCAACAGGCTAGTGGCGCCGTCGATCAGCTGACATCTCTTTCTCTGAACGACAACCTCGTTAACTGA